One Aegilops tauschii subsp. strangulata cultivar AL8/78 chromosome 7, Aet v6.0, whole genome shotgun sequence genomic window carries:
- the LOC109783395 gene encoding probable sugar phosphate/phosphate translocator At1g06470 yields the protein MPEADVLAAVTAAEVVSPRSGYFRQRSMHAADPDRKAFDVENPPGASVGAAGAGAGGGLGLGLRPSESVAKLESLERAERAALAPAVVLKTGFYILVWYTFSTCLTLYNKTLLGDKLGKFPAPLLMNTVHFALQAALSKIILLFQAKGIDSAVEMSWKDYFMRVVPTALGTALDINLSNASLVFITVTFATMCKSASPIFLLLFAFAFRLESPSIKLLGIIVVISIGVLLTVARETAFDFWGFIFVTLAAVMSGFRWSMTQILLQKDSYGLKDPITLMSHVTPVMAIATMVLSLLLDPWSDFRKNTYFDNPWHVMRSFLLMLIGGSLAFFMVLTEYILVSATSAITVTIAGVVKEAVTILVAVFYFHDEFTWLKGVGLTTTMVGVSLFNWYKYEKFKKGQINEDGVDSPSFSGDAKYIILDDLEDEDGFLDEDT from the exons ATGCCGGAGGCGGACGTGCTGGCCGCGGTGACCGCGGCGGAGGTGGTGTCCCCGCGATCCGGCTACTTCCGGCAGCGGAGCATGCACGCCGCGGATCCGGACCGCAAGGCGTTCGACGTCGAGAACCCGCCGGGGGCCTCCGTGGGCGCCGCCGGCGCGGGAGCCGGAGGAGGACTCGGCCTGGGGCTCCGGCCCAGCGAGTCCGTCGCCAAGCTGGAGTCGCTGGAGCGGGCGGAGCGCGCCGCCCTGGCGCCCGCGGTGGTGCTCAAGACGGGGTTCTACATCCTCGTCTGGTACACCTTCAGCACCTGCCTCACCCT ATACAATAAGACGCTGCTGGGGGACAAGCTGGGCAAGTTCCCGGCGCCGCTGCTGATGAACACTGTGCACTTCGCGCTGCAGGCCGCGCTCTCCAAGATCATCCTGCTCTTCCAGGCCAAGGGGATCGACAGCGCCGTCGAGATGAGCTGGAAGGATTACTTCATGAGAG TCGTCCCAACTGCTCTGGGAACCGCCCTCGACATTAACCTGAGCAACGCGTCTCTGGTGTTCATCACGGTCACGTTCGCCACTATG TGTAAATCGGCATCGCCAATATTCCTTTTGCTATTTGCTTTCGCATTTCG GCTGGAGAGCCCCAGCATCAAGCTTCTAGGAATCATAGTTGTCATTTCCATTGGGGTTCTGTTGACAG TTGCCAGGGAAACTGCGTTTGACTTCTGGGGCTTCATATTTGTGACGCTTGCTGCTGTTATGTCAGGATTCCGCTGGTCCATGACTCAGATTCTATTGCAA AAAGATAGTTATG GCCTGAAAGATCCAATCACCCTGATGAGTCATGTTACTCCGGTGATGGCCATAGCCACCATGGTACTATCTCTTCTGTTGGATCCTTGGAGTGATTTTCGAAAGAACACGTATTTCGATAACCCATGGCACGTCATGCGCAGTTTCTTACTTATGCTAATCGGAGGAAGCTTGGCTTTTTTCATG GTGTTAACGGAGTATATACTTGTTTCAGCAACAAGTGCTATAACTGTGACGATAGCTGGGGTAGTAAAGGAAGCTGTAACCATCTTG GTTGCAGTATTTTATTTTCATGATGAATTTACTTGGTTGAAAGGGGTTGGTCTTACCACTACTATGGTTGGTGTTAGCTTATTCAACTGGTACAA GTATGAGAAATTCAAGAAGGGTCAGATAAATGAGGATGGAGTCGATTCACCTTCATTTAGTGGGGATGCCAAATATATTATTCTAGATGACCTGGAAGATGAGGATGGGTTTCTGGATGAAGATACATAA